Proteins from a genomic interval of Myxococcales bacterium:
- the mtnP gene encoding S-methyl-5'-thioadenosine phosphorylase gives MNPEPSTAVIGGSGFYDLPGLTDLEELNVSTPFGAPSDALRVGRLGGRRVVFLARHGRAHSLLPGEVNARANIYALKQVGVTHVVSVSAVGSLREAIAPGDAVLPHQFIDRTEGRARSFFGQGVVAHIAFADPICMRLSRLMETAARSQPGNVHAGGTYVCIEGPQFSTRAESELWRSWGAAVVGMTNLPEARLAREAELCYATLALPSDYDCWRSSDEAVTAHEAFETLKRTVDKAKSIVAQALADIDPRQGCTCRTVLDAALVTPPAAFSPEARSRLAAIVARRLGAESV, from the coding sequence ATGAACCCCGAGCCCAGCACAGCCGTCATTGGCGGCAGCGGCTTTTATGACCTGCCAGGCCTGACCGACCTCGAGGAGCTGAACGTCTCCACGCCCTTCGGTGCCCCCTCCGATGCCCTCCGCGTCGGCCGGCTCGGGGGCCGTCGCGTGGTGTTCTTGGCCCGCCACGGCCGCGCTCATTCGCTGCTCCCCGGTGAGGTGAACGCGCGGGCGAACATTTATGCGCTCAAGCAGGTGGGCGTGACCCACGTGGTCTCGGTCTCGGCCGTGGGCTCTTTGCGGGAGGCGATCGCCCCCGGGGATGCGGTGTTGCCTCATCAATTCATCGATCGCACGGAAGGGCGGGCGCGCTCCTTTTTCGGTCAAGGTGTCGTGGCCCATATTGCCTTCGCGGATCCCATCTGTATGCGCCTCTCGCGCTTGATGGAAACCGCAGCGCGTTCCCAGCCGGGCAACGTGCACGCGGGTGGCACGTACGTCTGCATCGAAGGGCCCCAGTTTTCCACTCGCGCCGAGTCGGAGCTCTGGCGCTCGTGGGGCGCCGCCGTGGTCGGCATGACCAATCTGCCCGAAGCTCGACTCGCGCGCGAGGCCGAGCTTTGCTACGCAACGCTGGCGCTGCCGAGTGACTACGACTGTTGGCGCTCGAGCGACGAGGCCGTCACTGCCCACGAGGCCTTCGAGACCCTCAAGCGCACCGTGGACAAAGCCAAGTCCATCGTGGCTCAGGCTCTGGCCGATATCGACCCTCGGCAGGGGTGCACCTGCCGTACGGTGCTCGACGCCGCTTTGGTGACGCCACCGGCTGCGTTCAGCCCCGAGGCCCGCAGCCGGCTTGCGGCCATCGTGGCGCGCCGCCTGGGCGCCGAAAGCGTCTAG
- a CDS encoding peptidylprolyl isomerase — MRIESRKVVTIDYTLTDAEGEVLDTSKGAEPLVYLHGSGMIIPGLEGALEGKDEGESVTVTVQPDDAYGERDESLLQVVPRDRFGEEDVEAGMQFRARGPEGPVMLTIVKVEDGGVTVDANHPLAGKVLSFDVSVIAVRDATLEELTHGHVHGEGGHHH, encoded by the coding sequence ATGCGGATTGAGAGCCGAAAAGTCGTCACGATCGATTACACGCTGACCGACGCAGAGGGCGAAGTGCTCGACACTTCCAAGGGGGCGGAGCCGCTCGTGTACCTGCACGGCTCCGGCATGATCATTCCAGGCCTCGAGGGCGCGCTCGAGGGCAAGGACGAGGGCGAATCGGTCACGGTGACGGTGCAGCCCGATGACGCCTATGGCGAGCGGGACGAATCTCTCCTGCAGGTCGTGCCGCGCGATCGCTTCGGCGAGGAAGACGTCGAGGCGGGCATGCAGTTTCGCGCGCGGGGACCCGAAGGTCCGGTGATGCTCACGATCGTCAAGGTCGAAGACGGCGGCGTGACGGTCGATGCCAATCACCCTCTGGCCGGCAAGGTCTTGTCCTTCGACGTGTCCGTCATCGCTGTCCGCGATGCCACGCTCGAGGAGCTCACCCATGGCCACGTTCATGGCGAAGGTGGCCATCATCACTGA
- a CDS encoding HD domain-containing protein translates to MPTTLSAACVPEDVLDVCKRLQGAGWQAHLVGGGVRDLLLGRVPADFDVATNARPEVVMQLFGARYALPTGLAHGTVTVLAGRPARPVEVTTFRGEGAYLDGRRPSSVSFSATLDEDLSRRDFTMNAIAFDPLADLVTDPFEGRGDLGRKVVRAVGDPGTRFTEDGLRPMRAVRQATQLGFVIEPATLDAIEPTLPSFRRVSAERVRDELFKMLAAPVPSGGVRLMARTGLLQDVLPELAACRGLAQEPFHALDVFEHALATLDSLPPEPTLRLSGLLHDVGKGLGPESSASGGPPFASHAAAGAAIVGKVAERLRLSSAERRLLCDLVGGHEFDDAPGQSDAQLRGLLRRWVAAPEGLARVAGHLALYQANRNARHAPAHRDEAAAAFVARLHALVATAPPLSAKDLAVDGRVLMQELALPPGKHVGQLLERLLERVLEDPSLNTRPRLLDEARALRTPVAPVGP, encoded by the coding sequence ATGCCCACGACCCTCTCCGCAGCCTGCGTTCCCGAAGACGTGCTGGACGTGTGCAAGCGTCTTCAGGGCGCGGGATGGCAGGCGCACCTGGTGGGTGGGGGCGTCCGCGACCTGTTGCTCGGCCGCGTTCCTGCCGACTTCGACGTGGCCACGAATGCCCGACCCGAGGTCGTCATGCAGCTCTTCGGCGCCCGCTACGCGTTGCCCACAGGTCTGGCTCATGGCACCGTGACCGTTCTGGCGGGACGACCAGCTCGTCCCGTCGAGGTCACCACCTTCCGAGGCGAGGGCGCATACCTTGACGGCCGCCGCCCCTCGAGCGTCTCGTTCTCGGCCACGCTCGACGAAGATCTCTCGCGACGCGACTTCACCATGAACGCCATCGCGTTCGATCCTCTCGCCGACCTGGTGACCGATCCTTTCGAAGGGCGCGGGGATCTCGGGCGCAAGGTGGTCCGTGCCGTGGGCGATCCCGGCACGCGATTTACCGAGGACGGCTTGCGCCCGATGCGAGCCGTGAGGCAGGCCACCCAGCTGGGCTTCGTCATCGAGCCCGCGACGCTCGATGCGATTGAGCCCACGCTCCCTTCGTTCCGTAGGGTGTCTGCCGAACGCGTGCGTGACGAATTGTTCAAGATGCTCGCTGCGCCCGTTCCCTCGGGAGGAGTGCGCCTGATGGCGAGGACGGGGCTTCTGCAAGACGTGCTGCCAGAGCTTGCCGCGTGCCGGGGCCTCGCCCAGGAGCCCTTCCATGCGCTCGACGTGTTCGAGCATGCGTTGGCCACTTTGGATTCCTTGCCTCCAGAGCCGACGCTGCGGCTCTCGGGTCTGCTCCACGACGTAGGCAAAGGGCTTGGGCCCGAATCTTCGGCAAGCGGGGGGCCCCCCTTTGCCAGCCATGCAGCCGCAGGGGCGGCGATCGTCGGAAAGGTGGCCGAGCGGCTGCGGCTGTCTTCGGCTGAGCGCCGGCTGCTGTGCGACCTCGTGGGTGGTCACGAGTTCGACGATGCTCCTGGCCAAAGCGATGCCCAGCTGCGCGGGCTGCTCCGGCGCTGGGTGGCGGCGCCCGAGGGGCTCGCACGGGTGGCGGGGCACCTTGCGCTCTATCAGGCGAACCGCAACGCGCGGCACGCGCCTGCGCACAGGGACGAGGCTGCCGCTGCCTTCGTGGCGCGCCTGCACGCGCTCGTCGCCACGGCCCCCCCCCTGTCTGCGAAGGACCTGGCCGTCGATGGGCGCGTGCTCATGCAAGAGCTGGCGCTGCCTCCCGGCAAGCATGTGGGGCAGTTGCTCGAGCGGCTGCTCGAGCGGGTGCTCGAGGACCCCTCACTCAATACCCGGCCTCGGCTCTTGGACGAGGCGCGGGCTCTGCGTACCCCGGTGGCCCCGGTCGGCCCCTGA